A region of Streptomyces halobius DNA encodes the following proteins:
- a CDS encoding IS110 family transposase: protein MTAGCSSGRQHDVGDEEGRVRKERDRVWAGIDAGKAHHWAAVVDETGATLWSKKIDNDESAILAALGEILALADDVHWAVDISGTASALLLALLAAHGQRAVYVPGRTVNRMSGAYRGEAKTDARDAYVIAETARHRNDFTAIDVPAQLAADLALLTAHRSDLVADRVRMINRLRDVLTGVFPALERAFDYSAHKGALVLLTGYQTPAAIRRRGRARLTAWLANRSVRSADTVAATALEAAQAQQTALPGEDIAAQIVADLAAQILALDDRLNRIDKQIRETFRSHPQAEIIESLPGMGPILGAEFVVAAGDMSAYADAGHLASAAGLVPVPRDSGRRTGNLHRPKRYSRRLRRVFYLSAQTSIIRDGPNRDFYLKKRGEGCKHVQAVIALARRRAGVLWALLRDGRLFTPAPPVAQAA, encoded by the coding sequence ATGACAGCGGGGTGTTCCTCGGGCCGACAGCATGATGTTGGAGACGAGGAGGGGCGCGTGCGCAAGGAACGGGACCGGGTCTGGGCCGGCATCGACGCCGGCAAGGCTCATCACTGGGCCGCAGTGGTCGACGAGACCGGAGCCACCTTGTGGTCGAAGAAGATCGACAACGACGAGTCTGCCATCCTGGCTGCGCTCGGCGAGATCCTGGCCCTGGCCGACGATGTCCACTGGGCGGTGGACATCTCCGGCACGGCCTCCGCGTTGCTGCTGGCCCTGCTCGCAGCTCACGGCCAGCGGGCCGTCTACGTGCCCGGCCGCACGGTCAACCGGATGTCCGGCGCCTACCGGGGCGAGGCCAAGACGGACGCCCGCGACGCCTACGTCATCGCTGAGACCGCCCGCCACCGCAACGACTTCACCGCGATCGACGTGCCGGCCCAGCTGGCCGCCGACCTCGCTTTGCTCACCGCCCACCGCTCCGACCTGGTGGCCGATCGGGTAAGGATGATCAATCGGCTGCGCGACGTGCTGACCGGCGTCTTCCCCGCGCTGGAGCGGGCTTTCGACTACTCGGCGCACAAGGGTGCGCTGGTGCTCCTGACCGGCTACCAGACTCCTGCCGCCATCCGGCGCCGCGGCCGGGCCCGGCTGACGGCCTGGCTAGCCAACCGCAGCGTCCGGAGTGCCGATACGGTCGCCGCCACCGCCCTGGAAGCCGCTCAGGCCCAGCAGACCGCGCTGCCCGGCGAGGACATCGCCGCCCAGATCGTCGCCGACTTGGCGGCGCAGATCCTGGCCTTGGACGACCGGCTCAACCGGATCGACAAACAGATTCGCGAGACCTTCCGCAGTCACCCGCAGGCCGAGATCATCGAGTCCCTGCCCGGGATGGGGCCAATACTCGGAGCGGAGTTCGTCGTGGCGGCGGGCGATATGTCTGCCTACGCGGACGCCGGGCACCTGGCCTCGGCAGCCGGGCTCGTGCCCGTTCCCCGCGACTCCGGCCGACGGACCGGCAACCTTCACCGGCCCAAGCGCTACAGCCGTCGCCTACGCCGGGTGTTCTATCTGTCGGCGCAGACCAGCATCATCCGCGACGGCCCGAACCGGGACTTCTACCTCAAGAAGCGCGGCGAGGGCTGCAAACACGTTCAAGCTGTCATCGCCCTCGCCCGACGCCGGGCCGGGGTGCTCTGGGCACTCCTGCGTGACGGACGGCTCTTCACCCCCGCCCCGCCGGTCGCGCAAGCGGCTTGA
- a CDS encoding L,D-transpeptidase, whose translation MSPAVNTRKRRRPIAAVVAVAAVLPLVLGGSTAAQATQAAQGVEAVPADPAPPAGQAVPLEALVPGIPPGPHERHTDTPDQALPPLIPKGAADQSDTHDTTVEYVPPQEAQNARQPDESAPCASFTGPYQRELERFLRLPVDGKQSKADCRVIRRWQSEEDIQPAIGFAGPSSWGRIRLIEARRAPNEAGRCPVRDALVACVDLPRQLMWVQAGKDVIFGPVPIRSGKPGYPTRIGWNRIYWRHKNHHSTIYDSPMPFAQFFNGGQAFHGVYGNIYDPTGGSYGCVNLRYDDAKELWDVLAKDDRVYSWGRRPGT comes from the coding sequence ATGTCTCCAGCCGTCAATACGAGGAAGAGAAGGCGGCCCATCGCGGCCGTCGTCGCCGTGGCGGCAGTGCTGCCGCTTGTGCTCGGCGGCAGCACCGCTGCCCAAGCCACCCAAGCCGCGCAGGGAGTCGAGGCCGTCCCAGCCGACCCCGCGCCGCCGGCCGGCCAGGCCGTACCCCTCGAAGCCCTCGTGCCCGGCATCCCGCCCGGCCCGCACGAGCGTCACACCGACACCCCCGACCAGGCGCTCCCGCCCCTCATTCCGAAGGGCGCGGCGGACCAGTCGGACACCCACGACACCACCGTCGAGTACGTGCCGCCGCAGGAGGCGCAGAACGCCCGCCAGCCGGACGAGTCGGCGCCCTGCGCCTCCTTCACCGGCCCGTACCAGCGCGAGCTCGAGCGCTTCCTCAGGCTTCCCGTGGATGGCAAGCAGTCCAAGGCGGACTGCCGGGTCATCCGCAGGTGGCAGTCCGAGGAGGACATCCAGCCCGCCATCGGCTTCGCCGGCCCCAGCAGCTGGGGCAGGATCCGGTTGATCGAGGCCAGGCGCGCCCCCAACGAGGCCGGCCGCTGCCCGGTGAGGGACGCCCTGGTCGCCTGCGTGGACCTGCCGCGCCAGCTGATGTGGGTGCAGGCGGGCAAGGACGTCATCTTCGGCCCGGTACCCATCCGCAGCGGCAAGCCGGGCTACCCGACCCGCATCGGCTGGAACCGGATCTACTGGAGGCACAAGAACCATCACTCGACGATCTACGACTCGCCGATGCCCTTCGCCCAGTTCTTCAACGGCGGCCAGGCCTTCCACGGCGTCTATGGCAACATTTACGACCCCACCGGGGGCTCGTACGGCTGCGTCAACCTGCGATACGACGACGCGAAGGAGCTGTGGGACGTGCTGGCCAAGGACGACCGCGTCTATTCGTGGGGGCGCCGCCCCGGTACGTGA
- a CDS encoding IS110 family transposase codes for MTMLAEQVDGVIGVDTHRDTLAAAAVSPIGAVLASSDAPANACGYRRLLDFARTHIPGRRSWALEGIGSYGAGLAAFLDQAGEHVVEVCRPKRPSVRGGRKTDMIDAIRAAKEALSSEHLIQPRLRGEREALRVLLSTRHGAVLASTAAINQLKSLIVSAPDDLRAELRKLKRPVQIARCAQLRDRPAQDIEHRMTVRALRSTAQRIQALQAEAKELEDEMLALVREVAPELLDLLGVGPITATQILVSWSHPGRFRSEAAFASFAGVSPIPASSGLTNRHRLNRSGDRQLNRALHTISLIRMRLDPVTKAYVARRISEGKTSRDAQRCLKRAICRHLFKILERSNRDAGENSENLAQAA; via the coding sequence GTGACCATGCTCGCAGAACAGGTAGACGGCGTCATCGGCGTCGACACCCACCGCGACACCCTCGCCGCAGCCGCCGTCAGCCCCATCGGTGCCGTACTGGCCAGCAGCGATGCCCCTGCCAACGCCTGCGGATACCGGCGCTTGCTGGACTTCGCCCGCACCCACATCCCCGGCCGTCGCAGCTGGGCCCTGGAAGGCATCGGCAGCTACGGTGCCGGCCTGGCCGCCTTCCTCGACCAGGCCGGTGAGCACGTCGTGGAAGTCTGTCGGCCCAAGCGCCCCTCCGTCCGTGGCGGCCGCAAGACCGACATGATCGACGCGATCCGCGCAGCCAAGGAAGCCCTGTCCAGTGAGCACCTGATCCAGCCCCGGCTCCGCGGCGAGCGGGAAGCCCTGCGTGTCCTGCTCTCCACCCGCCATGGAGCCGTCCTCGCCTCCACCGCCGCGATCAACCAGCTCAAGTCGCTGATCGTGTCCGCGCCGGACGACCTCCGCGCCGAGCTGCGGAAGCTCAAGCGTCCGGTCCAGATAGCCCGTTGCGCCCAGCTCCGGGACCGGCCGGCCCAGGACATCGAGCACCGCATGACCGTACGGGCCCTGCGCTCCACTGCCCAGCGGATCCAGGCCCTGCAGGCCGAGGCCAAGGAGCTCGAGGACGAGATGCTCGCCCTGGTCCGCGAGGTGGCGCCCGAGCTCCTGGACCTGCTCGGCGTCGGGCCGATCACCGCCACGCAGATCCTGGTCAGCTGGTCCCATCCCGGTCGGTTCCGGTCCGAGGCTGCCTTCGCGTCCTTCGCCGGCGTCTCGCCGATTCCCGCCTCCTCCGGGCTGACCAACCGTCACCGCCTCAACCGCAGCGGCGATAGACAGCTCAACCGGGCCCTGCACACCATCTCGCTGATCCGGATGCGGCTCGACCCAGTTACGAAGGCGTACGTCGCCCGCAGAATCTCCGAGGGCAAGACCTCCCGCGACGCGCAACGCTGCCTCAAGCGAGCGATCTGTCGCCACCTTTTCAAGATCCTCGAACGCTCCAACCGAGACGCTGGGGAGAACTCCGAGAATCTCGCTCAAGCGGCTTGA
- a CDS encoding IS110 family RNA-guided transposase, protein MRVITIGIDPHKSSHTAVAVDAAGHKISQRRFVVNDGTFQQLMRWSEQWPERRFAVEGAGGLGRTLAQQLAAADEDVVDVPSTLSARARLLATGGDRKTDPADALHVAQVALFRTDLRKVVREDQSTILRLLTERHNDLVNERTRITNRLHAVLRDLLPGGAPTRLSADKAATLMKGIRPITATDNCRRDIARDLLADLRRLDRQVKDNEAQMRDALAASRTTLTSLPGLGTVLAAKVLSHIGDVSRFPTEHHFASYTGSAPLDASSGKNIRHRLNTGGNRALNSALHIIAICQIRDGGRGQDYYRRKIAEGKTPTEARRALKRRLSNVVYRTMKRDQRKQLTAAA, encoded by the coding sequence ATGCGCGTGATCACGATCGGGATCGACCCCCACAAGTCCTCTCACACGGCCGTCGCCGTCGATGCCGCAGGCCACAAGATCAGCCAGCGACGCTTCGTTGTGAACGACGGGACCTTCCAGCAGCTGATGCGCTGGAGTGAGCAGTGGCCGGAACGACGCTTCGCGGTCGAAGGCGCCGGCGGCCTCGGCCGGACTCTCGCCCAGCAGCTGGCCGCGGCGGACGAGGACGTCGTCGATGTTCCCTCGACGCTGTCGGCCCGGGCCCGGCTCCTGGCCACCGGCGGCGACCGCAAGACCGACCCCGCCGACGCCCTCCACGTCGCTCAGGTCGCCCTCTTCCGCACCGACTTGCGCAAGGTCGTGCGTGAGGACCAGTCCACGATCCTCCGCTTGCTGACCGAACGGCACAACGACCTGGTCAACGAACGCACCCGCATCACCAACCGCCTGCACGCAGTCCTGCGCGACCTGCTGCCCGGAGGCGCCCCCACCCGCCTGTCAGCGGACAAAGCCGCCACCCTGATGAAGGGCATCCGACCGATCACCGCGACCGACAACTGCCGCCGTGACATCGCCCGCGACCTGCTGGCCGACCTCCGTCGGCTGGACCGCCAGGTCAAGGACAACGAAGCCCAGATGCGCGACGCCCTCGCCGCCTCACGCACGACACTGACCTCTCTGCCGGGACTGGGTACCGTGCTCGCGGCCAAGGTCCTCAGCCACATCGGCGACGTCAGCCGCTTCCCCACCGAGCACCACTTCGCCAGCTACACCGGCAGCGCACCACTGGACGCCTCCAGCGGGAAGAACATCCGGCACCGACTCAACACCGGCGGCAACCGGGCCCTGAACTCAGCCCTGCACATCATCGCCATCTGCCAGATCCGGGACGGCGGCCGCGGCCAGGACTACTACCGCCGCAAGATCGCCGAGGGGAAGACACCCACCGAAGCCCGCCGGGCCCTCAAACGTAGGCTCTCGAACGTGGTCTACCGGACCATGAAACGCGACCAGCGAAAGCAACTCACAGCAGCCGCTTGA
- a CDS encoding IS110 family RNA-guided transposase yields the protein MIDVSDIGAFLGLDVGKGEHHATAVTPAGKKAFDKRLPNSEPKLREVFAKLRAKHGAVLVVVDQPASIGALSLAVARDAGCQVAYLPGLTMRRIADLYPGEAKTDARDAFIIAGAARAMPHTLRSIELEDETIAELEMTVGFDDDLAGEATRISNRLRGLLTQIHPSLERVLGPRVQHPAVLKLLDQFGSPAQIRKAGRRRLIALIRPKAPRMAERLVDDIFTALDEQTVVVPGTDAAALIVPSLANSLQAVLDQRKLLAARIEKLLENHPLSEVLTSMPGIGVRTGARILIDVGDGSSFPSAAHLAAYAGLALATRSSGSSIRGEQPSRRGNKQLKRAFFLSAFAALADPRSRTYYDKKIAQGKHHTQALLCLARRRADVLFAMLRDGTFYDPQPTPTG from the coding sequence GTGATCGACGTCAGCGACATCGGCGCCTTCCTCGGCCTGGACGTCGGCAAGGGCGAACACCACGCCACCGCCGTCACCCCAGCCGGGAAGAAGGCATTCGACAAGCGGCTGCCCAACAGCGAGCCCAAGCTCCGCGAGGTCTTCGCCAAGCTGAGGGCCAAGCATGGCGCCGTCCTGGTGGTGGTCGACCAGCCCGCCTCCATCGGAGCCTTGTCGCTGGCAGTCGCCCGCGACGCGGGCTGCCAGGTCGCCTATCTGCCCGGCCTGACGATGCGGCGGATCGCCGACCTCTACCCCGGCGAGGCCAAGACCGACGCCCGCGACGCATTCATCATCGCGGGCGCAGCCCGCGCGATGCCCCACACGCTGAGATCCATCGAGCTCGAAGACGAGACCATCGCCGAGCTGGAGATGACCGTGGGCTTCGATGACGACCTGGCCGGCGAAGCCACCCGCATCTCCAACCGGCTCCGCGGCCTGCTGACGCAGATCCACCCGTCGCTGGAACGCGTGTTGGGCCCGCGAGTGCAGCACCCAGCCGTGCTCAAACTGCTCGACCAGTTCGGTTCCCCAGCCCAGATCCGCAAGGCCGGACGCCGCAGGCTGATCGCCTTGATACGTCCGAAGGCCCCGAGGATGGCCGAGCGGCTCGTCGACGACATCTTCACGGCTCTGGACGAACAGACCGTGGTCGTGCCCGGCACCGACGCGGCCGCACTCATCGTCCCCAGCCTCGCCAACTCGCTCCAGGCGGTGCTTGACCAGCGCAAACTCCTCGCCGCAAGGATCGAGAAACTGCTGGAGAACCACCCTCTTTCCGAGGTCCTGACGTCCATGCCGGGGATCGGCGTCAGGACCGGAGCCAGGATCCTCATCGATGTGGGCGACGGCAGCAGCTTCCCGTCCGCCGCCCACCTCGCCGCCTATGCAGGTCTCGCCCTGGCGACCCGCAGTTCCGGCTCGTCGATCCGGGGTGAGCAACCATCCCGGAGAGGAAACAAGCAGCTTAAACGGGCCTTCTTCCTGTCCGCGTTCGCGGCCCTGGCCGACCCCAGGTCCAGGACCTACTACGACAAGAAGATCGCTCAGGGAAAGCACCACACCCAAGCCCTCCTCTGCCTCGCACGACGCCGAGCCGACGTCCTCTTCGCGATGCTCCGCGACGGCACCTTCTACGACCCCCAACCCACCCCCACGGGTTGA
- a CDS encoding alpha/beta hydrolase, translating into MATSRLFRTTSAAVAAAALLISGCSSGSSPSGTEASPERTGPGPGRAAPSASPALGPLPTATPANLRPYYDQKLTWRDCGVAGFQCATLKVPLDYAEPSADTDLELAVARKKATGPGTRIGSLMVNPGGPGGSAIDYLQQYAPQPAQVRARYDMVAVDPRGVARSEPVRCLSNKRMDKYTQTDQTPDDSAEVDKLTTAYRDFAKGCESRSGKVLPHVSTIESARDMDVLREVLGDKKLSYMGASYGTFLGATYAGLFPSRSGRLVLDGAMNPELDSRTINLNQTAGFNTAFTAFAADCIKRKDCPLGTKSTDDAGKRLSAFFQQLDARPLPTGEARRLTESLATTGVIAAMYDEQAWPILREYLAQAKDGNGRGLLTLSDTYYERDPDGSYANQMFANPAVNCLDLPPAFTSPDEVRAALPSFRKASPVFGDNFAWAALNCAYWPVKATGKAHRIEAEGAAPIVVVGTTRDPATPYEWAKALAAQFSGATLLTYDGDGHTAYGRGSDCIDTAINTYLLEGTTPPKNKRCT; encoded by the coding sequence ATGGCCACCAGCCGCCTGTTCCGCACCACCTCCGCCGCCGTCGCGGCCGCCGCTCTGCTGATCTCCGGCTGCTCCTCCGGGAGTTCGCCCTCGGGCACCGAGGCGTCCCCGGAGCGCACCGGGCCCGGCCCAGGGCGCGCCGCCCCCAGCGCGTCCCCCGCCCTCGGGCCGCTCCCCACCGCCACTCCGGCGAACCTCCGCCCGTACTACGACCAGAAGCTGACCTGGCGCGACTGCGGTGTGGCCGGCTTCCAGTGCGCGACGCTGAAGGTGCCCCTCGACTACGCCGAGCCCAGCGCGGACACGGACCTGGAACTCGCCGTGGCCCGTAAGAAGGCCACCGGTCCCGGCACCCGCATCGGCTCCCTCATGGTCAATCCGGGCGGTCCGGGTGGTTCGGCGATCGACTACCTCCAGCAGTACGCGCCGCAGCCGGCGCAGGTCCGCGCGCGCTACGACATGGTGGCGGTGGACCCGCGCGGGGTGGCCCGCAGCGAGCCGGTCAGATGCCTCTCCAACAAGCGGATGGACAAATACACCCAGACCGACCAGACTCCGGACGATTCCGCCGAGGTCGACAAGCTCACCACCGCCTACCGCGACTTCGCGAAGGGCTGCGAGTCACGCTCCGGCAAGGTGCTCCCGCACGTTTCCACGATCGAGTCCGCCCGTGACATGGACGTGCTGCGCGAGGTCCTGGGCGACAAGAAGCTCAGCTATATGGGCGCCTCCTACGGCACCTTCCTCGGCGCCACGTACGCCGGACTCTTCCCCTCCCGCTCCGGCCGTCTGGTCCTCGACGGCGCCATGAATCCGGAGCTGGACTCCCGCACCATCAACCTCAACCAGACCGCCGGCTTCAACACGGCCTTCACGGCGTTCGCCGCGGACTGCATCAAGAGAAAAGACTGCCCCCTGGGCACCAAGAGCACCGACGACGCCGGAAAACGGCTGTCCGCCTTCTTCCAGCAGCTGGACGCACGCCCCTTGCCCACCGGCGAGGCCCGTCGGCTCACCGAATCCCTCGCCACCACAGGCGTCATCGCCGCCATGTACGACGAGCAGGCATGGCCCATCCTGCGCGAGTATCTGGCCCAGGCCAAGGACGGCAACGGCCGCGGGCTGCTCACCCTCTCCGACACCTACTACGAGCGCGATCCGGACGGCTCCTACGCCAACCAGATGTTCGCCAACCCCGCCGTGAACTGCCTCGACCTCCCGCCCGCCTTCACCAGCCCGGATGAGGTCCGCGCCGCCCTCCCCAGCTTCCGCAAGGCTTCCCCGGTCTTCGGCGACAACTTCGCCTGGGCCGCCCTGAACTGCGCGTACTGGCCGGTCAAGGCCACCGGCAAGGCCCACCGCATCGAGGCCGAGGGCGCCGCCCCGATCGTCGTCGTAGGCACCACCCGCGACCCGGCCACCCCGTACGAATGGGCCAAGGCCCTCGCCGCCCAGTTCTCCGGCGCCACGCTCCTCACGTACGACGGCGACGGCCACACCGCCTACGGCCGCGGCAGCGACTGCATCGACACCGCGATCAACACCTACCTCCTCGAAGGCACCACCCCGCCCAAGAACAAACGCTGCACGTGA
- a CDS encoding DNA polymerase III subunit delta', with product MTVWDDVVGQDRVTEQLAAAARDADAIVSSDSETGAAAGVPLAEPAPAAQPGASQMTHAWLFTGPPGSGRSTAARAFAAALQCAHPSPDRNSSSASSGWRVHPDRALGGAPGCGFCDGCHTALAGTHADVEVVRTDLLSIGVKETRDLVRRASLSPAGGRWQVIVLEDADRLTEGAGNVLLKAIEEPAPRTVWLLCAPSIEDVLPTIRSRCRHLSLRTPPVSAVADVLVRRDGIEPEAAARAARATQGHIGRARRLATDERARARRAAVLKLPLRIDDIGGCLKAAQELIDAAGEDAKQVAEEVDAKETEDLRAALGAAAGTGGRLPRGTAGAMKELQDKQKRRATRSQRDSLDLALVDLTGFYRDVLALQMGASVPLANEEVRDSIQRIAAHSTPERTLRRIEAVIACRGALDRNVAPLLAVEAMTAALRAG from the coding sequence ATGACGGTATGGGACGACGTGGTCGGCCAGGACCGGGTGACCGAGCAGCTCGCCGCGGCCGCGCGCGATGCGGACGCCATCGTGTCCTCCGACAGCGAGACGGGCGCGGCGGCCGGGGTGCCGCTCGCCGAGCCCGCGCCGGCCGCGCAGCCGGGCGCGTCCCAGATGACCCACGCCTGGCTGTTCACCGGCCCGCCCGGGTCCGGCCGGTCCACCGCCGCCCGCGCGTTCGCCGCCGCCCTCCAATGCGCCCACCCGTCGCCCGACCGCAATTCTTCATCGGCGTCCTCCGGATGGCGCGTCCATCCCGACCGCGCGCTGGGCGGCGCCCCCGGCTGCGGTTTCTGCGACGGCTGCCACACCGCCCTGGCCGGCACGCACGCCGATGTCGAGGTCGTCCGTACGGACCTGCTGTCCATCGGCGTCAAGGAGACCCGCGACCTGGTCCGCCGGGCCTCCCTCTCCCCGGCCGGCGGCCGCTGGCAGGTGATCGTCCTGGAAGACGCCGACCGCCTCACCGAAGGCGCGGGCAACGTCCTCCTCAAGGCCATCGAGGAACCGGCCCCCCGTACGGTCTGGCTGCTCTGCGCCCCCTCCATCGAGGACGTCCTGCCCACCATCCGCTCCCGATGCCGCCACCTCTCCCTCCGGACGCCCCCGGTCAGCGCCGTGGCGGACGTCCTGGTACGCCGCGACGGCATCGAACCGGAGGCCGCAGCCCGCGCCGCCCGCGCCACCCAGGGGCATATCGGCCGGGCCCGTCGCCTCGCCACCGACGAGCGCGCCCGCGCCCGTCGCGCCGCGGTGCTCAAGCTCCCCCTCCGCATCGATGACATCGGCGGCTGCCTCAAGGCCGCCCAGGAGCTGATCGACGCCGCGGGGGAGGACGCGAAGCAGGTCGCCGAGGAGGTGGACGCCAAGGAGACCGAGGATCTGCGCGCCGCGCTCGGCGCCGCCGCCGGGACGGGCGGCCGGCTGCCGCGCGGCACGGCGGGCGCCATGAAGGAACTCCAGGACAAGCAGAAGCGCCGCGCCACCCGTAGCCAGCGCGACAGCCTCGATCTCGCCCTGGTCGACCTCACCGGCTTCTACCGGGACGTCCTCGCCCTCCAGATGGGCGCCTCGGTACCGCTCGCCAACGAAGAGGTCCGTGACAGCATCCAGCGCATCGCCGCCCATTCGACCCCGGAGCGCACACTGCGCCGGATAGAAGCGGTGATCGCCTGCCGTGGCGCCCTGGACCGCAATGTGGCGCCCCTGCTCGCGGTCGAAGCGATGACCGCCGCCCTACGCGCCGGCTGA